A genomic region of Marinobacter sp. NP-4(2019) contains the following coding sequences:
- a CDS encoding flavin-containing monooxygenase yields the protein MTSVVEKARTAPRGKKATRKAAAEPVKQDVHVHEVLIVGAGFGGLGTALRLQQDGIRDVVILERADEIGGTWRDNTYPGAACDIPSNLYSFSFAPNPDWSRSFSGSGEILKYVHYLADSFNLRRMVKFNQDVTGLEYSEKEGVWTASTATGGTFRARSVVMAQGPLSNPGLPKIEGIESFKGHTVHSARWDHDYDFTGKRVAVIGTGASAVQIIPELVKQASKLKVFQRTPGWVLPKPDFATPGWNRALFRKVPASQAAVRKALYLGHESVALGIVWNSPLTRVVEKVAEAHLNRQVKDPWMRRQLKPDFRIGCKRVLMSSDYYPALQADNCELITWPIARISENGIRTAEGIEHQFDCLVFATGFDVSNAGTPFPVKGVGGRELGKEWRRGAQAYKSINVSGYPNLHMIFGPNSGPGHNSALVYMESQIEYILKAVRVLRSLEIKALDVKSHIQARHNREIQKRLAKTNWNSGCKSWYLTEDGFNATMYPGFATQYARQMSSLELKDYALIRA from the coding sequence ATGACCAGTGTTGTTGAGAAAGCCAGGACTGCTCCGCGTGGAAAGAAAGCGACTCGGAAGGCGGCTGCTGAACCGGTTAAGCAGGATGTGCATGTTCATGAGGTGCTGATCGTCGGCGCGGGCTTTGGTGGTCTTGGTACGGCGTTGCGGTTGCAGCAGGATGGTATCCGGGATGTGGTGATTCTGGAGCGGGCCGATGAGATTGGCGGTACCTGGCGGGACAATACCTATCCGGGGGCGGCCTGTGATATTCCGTCGAATCTGTATTCGTTTTCGTTTGCGCCGAATCCGGACTGGTCGCGGAGTTTTTCCGGCAGTGGGGAGATTCTGAAGTATGTTCATTATCTGGCGGATTCGTTCAATCTGCGGCGGATGGTAAAGTTCAATCAGGATGTCACGGGGCTGGAGTACAGCGAGAAAGAGGGTGTGTGGACGGCGTCGACGGCGACGGGTGGTACTTTCCGGGCACGTTCGGTGGTGATGGCTCAGGGGCCGTTGTCGAATCCGGGGCTGCCAAAGATTGAGGGTATTGAGTCGTTCAAGGGCCACACGGTGCACAGTGCCCGTTGGGATCACGATTACGATTTTACCGGTAAGCGGGTGGCGGTGATTGGCACCGGGGCCAGTGCGGTGCAGATTATTCCGGAGCTGGTGAAGCAGGCGTCGAAGCTGAAGGTGTTTCAGCGTACGCCGGGCTGGGTGTTGCCGAAGCCGGATTTTGCCACCCCGGGCTGGAACCGGGCGTTGTTCCGCAAGGTGCCGGCCAGTCAGGCGGCGGTGCGCAAGGCACTGTATCTGGGCCATGAGTCGGTGGCGCTGGGTATTGTCTGGAATTCGCCGCTGACGCGGGTGGTGGAGAAGGTGGCCGAGGCGCACCTGAACCGTCAGGTGAAGGATCCCTGGATGCGCCGTCAGCTGAAGCCGGATTTCCGTATTGGCTGCAAGCGGGTGTTGATGTCCAGTGACTATTACCCGGCGCTGCAGGCGGATAACTGCGAGCTGATTACCTGGCCGATCGCCAGGATCAGCGAGAATGGCATCCGTACCGCCGAGGGCATTGAGCATCAGTTCGACTGCCTTGTGTTCGCCACCGGCTTCGATGTCAGCAACGCCGGTACGCCTTTCCCGGTCAAGGGGGTGGGTGGTCGTGAGCTGGGTAAGGAATGGCGGCGCGGAGCCCAGGCCTACAAGAGTATCAATGTGTCCGGTTACCCCAACCTGCACATGATCTTTGGCCCCAACTCGGGACCGGGCCATAACTCGGCGCTGGTGTATATGGAGTCGCAGATTGAGTACATCCTCAAAGCCGTGCGGGTGCTGCGTTCCCTGGAGATCAAGGCGCTGGATGTGAAGTCCCACATCCAGGCCCGCCATAACCGGGAGATCCAGAAGCGGCTGGCGAAGACCAACTGGAATTCTGGCTGCAAGAGCTGGTACCTCACCGAGGATGGCTTCAATGCCACCATGTATCCGGGGTTTGCCACCCAGTATGCGCGGCAGATGTCGTCCCTGGAACTGAAGGATTATGCGCTGATCCGCGCCTGA
- the ilvD gene encoding dihydroxy-acid dehydratase has product MTEDKRRRYSAPVVDGLGKSASRAMLRAVGFTDEDFRKPQVGIASTWSNLTPCNMHINRLAEESAAGADDAGGKALIFNTITVSDGIANGTEGMKYSLVSREVIADSIETTAGCEGFDGLVAIGGCDKNMPGCIMGLARLNRPSVFVYGGTIMPGENHTDIISVFEAVGAHARGDLDLIEVKQIEETAIPGPGSCGGMYTANTMASAIEAMGMSLPGSSAQNAVSDSKAEDCRAAGAAVLNLLEKDIKPSDVMTREAFENAITVVIALGGSTNAVLHLLAMASTVGVELSLDDFVEIGKRVPVLADLRPSGHYMMSELVAIGGIQPLMKMLLERGLLHGDCLTVTGQTLAENLADVAPYPEGQDIIHAFDNPIKADSHLRILFGNLAPTGAVAKITGKEGTHFTGRARVFHSEEEAQERILDGTVVAGDVLVIRYEGPKGGPGMREMLSPTSAIMGKGLGSDVALITDGRFSGGSHGFVVGHITPEAAEGGPIALVEDGDTITIDAVTNRIELDISEAELEKRRKAWKAPEPRFTRGVLAKYARTVSSASLGAVTDLP; this is encoded by the coding sequence ATGACCGAGGACAAGCGCCGTCGTTACTCGGCCCCGGTAGTGGACGGGCTTGGCAAATCCGCCAGCCGTGCCATGTTGCGGGCCGTGGGCTTTACCGATGAGGATTTCCGCAAACCCCAGGTGGGCATTGCGTCGACCTGGAGTAACCTGACCCCCTGCAATATGCACATCAACCGTCTGGCGGAAGAATCGGCCGCCGGAGCTGACGATGCTGGTGGCAAGGCTCTGATTTTCAACACTATCACCGTGTCCGACGGCATCGCCAATGGTACCGAGGGCATGAAGTACTCCCTCGTATCCCGCGAGGTCATTGCCGATTCCATCGAAACCACCGCCGGCTGCGAGGGCTTTGATGGTCTGGTGGCCATCGGCGGCTGTGACAAGAACATGCCGGGCTGCATCATGGGGCTGGCACGACTGAACCGGCCGTCGGTCTTTGTCTATGGCGGCACCATCATGCCCGGGGAAAACCACACCGACATTATCTCGGTGTTTGAGGCGGTAGGCGCCCACGCCCGTGGCGATCTGGACCTGATCGAGGTGAAGCAGATCGAGGAAACCGCGATACCGGGGCCGGGTTCCTGTGGCGGTATGTACACCGCCAACACCATGGCATCGGCCATTGAAGCCATGGGCATGAGCCTGCCGGGCAGTTCGGCGCAGAACGCGGTGTCCGATTCCAAGGCAGAGGATTGTCGTGCCGCCGGGGCGGCGGTGCTGAATCTTCTGGAGAAGGACATCAAGCCCTCGGATGTGATGACACGGGAGGCGTTCGAGAACGCCATCACCGTGGTGATTGCCCTGGGCGGCTCCACCAATGCGGTGCTGCACCTGCTGGCCATGGCCAGTACCGTGGGGGTCGAGCTGTCACTGGACGATTTCGTGGAGATCGGTAAGCGGGTGCCGGTGCTGGCGGATCTGCGCCCCAGCGGTCATTACATGATGTCCGAGCTGGTCGCCATCGGCGGTATCCAGCCGCTGATGAAGATGTTACTGGAGCGTGGGCTGCTGCACGGCGACTGCCTGACGGTGACCGGCCAGACCCTGGCGGAAAACCTGGCGGACGTGGCGCCGTATCCGGAAGGGCAGGACATCATTCATGCCTTCGACAACCCCATCAAGGCCGACAGTCACCTGCGGATTCTGTTTGGCAACCTGGCGCCAACGGGGGCGGTAGCCAAGATTACCGGTAAGGAGGGCACCCACTTTACCGGCCGCGCACGGGTGTTCCATTCCGAGGAGGAGGCCCAGGAGCGGATTCTCGATGGCACGGTGGTGGCCGGTGATGTGCTGGTGATCCGTTACGAGGGGCCAAAAGGGGGGCCCGGCATGCGTGAAATGCTGAGCCCCACGTCGGCGATCATGGGCAAGGGTCTGGGCAGCGATGTGGCACTGATTACCGATGGCCGGTTCTCCGGTGGCAGTCACGGCTTTGTGGTTGGCCATATTACCCCGGAAGCGGCTGAGGGCGGTCCGATTGCCCTGGTGGAAGACGGCGACACCATTACCATCGACGCGGTGACCAATCGCATTGAGCTGGATATATCAGAGGCCGAGCTGGAGAAGCGGCGCAAGGCCTGGAAAGCCCCGGAACCACGCTTTACCCGT